The following nucleotide sequence is from Nautilia sp. PV-1.
TTATATTCTGCTAGGAGACACTAGACAAATAAATATGTGGCTTGATAACGAATTTTATGCACCTCAGGATGCTCAGTTCGAAAATATTAAAGTCGCTTATATAAATTCTGACAAACTGCAATATTCAGTTATAAAGCAGGTAAAACACACATACAAAAAATGTAAAATAAAAGAATTAATATTTTTATCGCCGGATGAAAACAAAATAATAACCAAGCCTGAAACCGTTAAACTAAAATATAAAGTTATTCTTGATTGTAAATGATTCACGTGAAACAAAATAAAAAGGTATAAAGAAGTGATAATAAGCGCAGGTAAAAATGAAATATTTAATTTTGCCACCCCGATAGGAGTTGGACTTATTAATTCAGCAATTAATCTTACAAGGATCTGTTTATTTCAAAAACCTGAATTTTTAATCTTTATCGGAACGGCCGGAAGCTACGGTAATAAAAAAATTTTTGATATTATAGAGACAAGCAGTGCTTCAAATATTGAGAACTGTTTTTTAAACAAAAACTGTTATACGCCTATAGAAAACATAATAAGTTTTTCAAAAGATGTTTCCCGTGAAACAATTATAAACTCTTCAAACTATATCACCACTGATAAAGAAATATCTGAAAAATACTTGAAAATGAAAATAGATGCGGAAAATATGGAATTTTATTCGGTTATGAGCGTGGCAAAAGAATTTAAAATACCTACACTTGGAATTTTTGTTATAACAAATTACTGTAATGAAAATGCACACACTGACTATATTCAGAATATTGAAAAAGCTAAAAAATTATTAATTGAAAGACTTGTAGAAAAAAATATATTAAAGGAAATTAATGGATAAAAAAATATTTATGGATTATTTACCTGATGAACTGGTAGACATGGGCATAAAACCGAAATTCAGAGTTAATCAGCTTTATACATGGATATATAGAAAATATGTAGAAAACTTTGATGAAATGCAAAATATTCCTAAAACTTTAAGAGCAGAATTAAAAGATAAATTTATAATCAATCCTCTGGAACTGGTAAATCATGAGATAGCAAGCGACGGTACGGAAAAATTCTTGTTTAAAATGCAAGACGGACATACGGTAGAAACCGTATTAATAAAAATGAAAGATGAAGAAATAAAAGACGGAAAGAAAAAAGAGGCAAAATATACCGTTTGTGTTTCAACGCAAGTCGGATGTAAAGTCGGATGTGCATTTTGTTTAACCGCAAAAGGCGGATTTGTAAGAAATTTAAGCGCAGGTGAAATAGTTGCACAGGTATGGTGGATGAAAAAATTTAAAAACTTTGACGAAAATAAAGCGTTAAATATCGTTTATATGGGAATGGGCGAACCGTTAGACAATTATGAAAATTTAGTTAAAGCTATTAAAATCTTAGCCGATCAGAACGGAATGAATATTTCCCCAAGACGCCAGACCGTTTCTACATCAGGAATAGCTCCAAAAATAAAGAAACTCGGAAACGAAAATTTAGGAATAAACTTAGCGATATCATTGCATGCCGTAGATGATAAACTGCGCGAAGAACTGATACCTCTTAATAAAGCATACAACATTCAAAGTGTAATAGACGCTATCAGAGAATTTCCGATTGACAAAAGAAAAAAAGTTATGTTTGAATACCTGGTAATAAAAGATGTAAATGATGATATTGAATCGGCAAAAAAACTTGTAAAGCTTTTAAACGGTATTCCGAGTAAAGTTAATTTAATATATTTTAATCCATATCCCGGAACCAATTTTAAAAGACCTGATGATGAAACTATGAAAAAATTCCAAGA
It contains:
- a CDS encoding purine-nucleoside phosphorylase; the protein is MIISAGKNEIFNFATPIGVGLINSAINLTRICLFQKPEFLIFIGTAGSYGNKKIFDIIETSSASNIENCFLNKNCYTPIENIISFSKDVSRETIINSSNYITTDKEISEKYLKMKIDAENMEFYSVMSVAKEFKIPTLGIFVITNYCNENAHTDYIQNIEKAKKLLIERLVEKNILKEING
- the rlmN gene encoding 23S rRNA (adenine(2503)-C(2))-methyltransferase RlmN is translated as MDKKIFMDYLPDELVDMGIKPKFRVNQLYTWIYRKYVENFDEMQNIPKTLRAELKDKFIINPLELVNHEIASDGTEKFLFKMQDGHTVETVLIKMKDEEIKDGKKKEAKYTVCVSTQVGCKVGCAFCLTAKGGFVRNLSAGEIVAQVWWMKKFKNFDENKALNIVYMGMGEPLDNYENLVKAIKILADQNGMNISPRRQTVSTSGIAPKIKKLGNENLGINLAISLHAVDDKLREELIPLNKAYNIQSVIDAIREFPIDKRKKVMFEYLVIKDVNDDIESAKKLVKLLNGIPSKVNLIYFNPYPGTNFKRPDDETMKKFQDYLINKGIMCTIRKSKGMDISAACGQLREKKLKND